A stretch of Pseudomonas sp. LRP2-20 DNA encodes these proteins:
- a CDS encoding YgdI/YgdR family lipoprotein, with amino-acid sequence MKKLLLPALLLGTFATLAGCSTPSLITLNDGREIQAVDTPHFEKDTGFYEFQQLDGKRTRINRDQVRTISDL; translated from the coding sequence ATGAAAAAGCTTCTGCTGCCCGCTCTGCTGCTCGGCACCTTCGCCACCCTGGCCGGCTGCTCCACCCCAAGCCTGATCACCCTCAACGACGGCCGCGAAATCCAGGCCGTCGACACCCCGCACTTCGAGAAGGACACCGGCTTCTACGAATTCCAGCAGCTCGACGGCAAGCGCACCCGCATCAACCGCGATCAGGTCCGCACCATCAGCGATCTGTAA
- a CDS encoding ClpXP protease specificity-enhancing factor, which translates to MNSSRPYLVRALYEWIVDNDCTPHMLVNAEFPAVQVPQGFASDGQIVLNISPSAVRNLHMDNDAVSFEGRFSGVSHSLFVPAGAILGIYARENGQGMVFELESPMMDGDDIEDEDVEPDDDGPPEGGGQPPRPSGRPSLKVVK; encoded by the coding sequence ATGAACTCCAGTCGCCCCTATCTGGTTCGAGCACTGTACGAGTGGATCGTCGACAACGATTGCACCCCCCATATGCTGGTCAATGCCGAATTCCCGGCGGTCCAGGTGCCCCAGGGCTTTGCCAGTGATGGTCAGATCGTCCTGAATATCTCGCCGAGTGCTGTGCGCAATCTGCACATGGACAATGACGCGGTCAGCTTCGAGGGGCGTTTCAGTGGCGTCTCCCATTCGCTGTTCGTGCCGGCTGGTGCCATTCTGGGCATCTATGCCCGGGAGAACGGCCAAGGCATGGTCTTCGAGCTGGAGTCGCCGATGATGGATGGCGATGACATTGAAGACGAAGACGTTGAGCCGGATGACGATGGTCCGCCGGAAGGGGGTGGCCAGCCACCGCGCCCAAGCGGGCGGCCCAGCCTGAAGGTGGTCAAGTAA